The Streptomyces sp. NBC_01298 genome contains the following window.
GTGACGGTGTCGATGGAGTCGAAGAAGCCGGAGGCAGGCCAGCACATCCACGACCCGGCCGGCGGGAGCGGCGGCCTGCTGCGCGCGGCCGCCCAGCGGCTTCGCCGTCTCGGCTTCGACCCGGCCGACTTCCAGTGGTCGATGGTCGACATCGACAAGATCGCCGCCGCCTGCGCGGCCGTCAACATGATCGTCTGGGGCATGGGCATGCGGGTGACCGTGGCCTGCGACAACGCACTGTCGAACCCGCGCGCCGTCGAAGACGCCCAGGCCCAGGCACGCGCCGTGATAGCCCACCGCGACGAGATGCTGGGCAAGGCGCGCATCATCGCCGAGATCCGGCGCACGCAGCAGCTGTTCGAGGAGGTCGTAGCAGCATGAAGGCCATCAGCTTCGGCGGAGGCGCCCAGAGCATGGGGCTGATGGTCCTGGCGGCCCGCCGCCAGATCCCGCACCGCACCTTCCTCTTCGCCAACGTCGGCGAGGACAGCGAGGATCCACGCACGCTCGACTACGTGGAGAGGGTCGCCGCCCCCTACGCCCGCGCGCACGGCCTCGACCTGCATATCCTGGATCGGGTCACACGTTCGGGGCGGCGCGAAACGTTGTGGGGGCGGCTGATGCGGCCGGGGTCGCGGTCCTTGCCGATCCCCGTACGGATGTCGAACGGGGCCCCGGGGACCCGCTCGTGCACCAAGGATTTCAAGATCTCGGTGACAGGCAGGTGGCTGCGCGAGCGCGGAGCCGGCCCGGGCACGCCCGCGGAGGTGGGTATCGGGATCTCCCTGGACGAGATCAGCCGGGTTTCGAACCGGCACGTCGAGAGGTACGAGCAGATCACCTATCCCCTGCTGGACTTGCGGATGCGCCGGGCGGACTGCCTGTCCGTCATCGCCGACGAGGGCCTCGAGCTTCCATCGAAGTCGGCGTGCTGGTTCTGTCCACTGAAGTCCCTGGCGGGCTGGTCGGAGCTGCTTCGGGACCGGCCGGTGCTGTTCGAGCGCGCCTGCGAGCTGGAAGAGACGCTGATCGCCCGGCGGGCCGGCCTGGATCGCGACCCGGTGTTCCTGACGCGGACCGGCCGCCCTCTGGCGGAGGCGGTGGCGGCGGCGCAGGATGAGCTGCCGATGGATGTCGGCTGCGATTCCGGCTGGTGCATGACCTGACCTCCCTACCTCTGACCTGCAGTGATGTGGTTGACACCCCCCTCATGCGTAGTAGAATTTAGATATGAGCTGAGGGGGAAGCCACCAGCCACAACCAGGAGGAGCACACCGTGACCGGACCGGAGATCGCACTGCGGATCGACCTCAACGGCAACATCCGCGAGCTGGACATCGGCACCGTCCGCGACCAGCAGATCCGGATCATCGGCCGCGCCCTCCTCGACAGCATCCAGGCCGTCGACTTCATCCGGCAGCCCACCGACCCCGACATCGTGATCCTGGCCCGCGCCCACCGCGACTGGCAGGAACCCAACCTCCACGCCGCCCGCGCCGTGGACGAACTCGCCGCGCCACTTCCGCACTTGATCCAGGGCGAGGTCGTCTTCGCCGGATATACGGCCGCCGGAGCCCTCACCGGTCTGCCCCACGACGCCGCCCAGACCATCCGCGCAGCCTGCCAGCCCCGCTAGACCAACCGCCCTCCGGAGAAGCCCACATGAGCACCGACACCGCACCCCGCCTATCCCTCGTCGACCTCTACATCCTGGGCGACCTGATCGCCGCCCGGCTCGGCGACACCTGGACGAAGTCCGACGACACCACCGACACCGAAGCCATCAGCTTCGACCACACCGCAGGCCACACCATCAGCGTCCGACGGCTGTGGGACGGCGTCGGCGCCCAGACCTCCCTACACATGGAAGGCCAGCCCACCTACAACGCGGGGGCCGTCTTCAGCGACTCCGAAGCCACCAGCGACACCCTCCTCAAGGCCATCGAGAGCCGCCTTCTCCCCGCCCTCGGCGGCCACCGCCCCAAGCTCCAGCAGAGCGGAACCCCCCACCCGCCGCCGGACGCGGACACCGCGAAGCTCACCGACCAGGCCCCGGCCGGCAGCGAGCCCGCGCAGGACACCCCGACCGTCAGCGAGACCGCCGAGCCGAGCGACCCGCCCACTCACATCACGCCCACGGCCCCGGCCGCCACGAAGCCCCCGGCGAAGGCCAAGAAGGCCCCTGCGGCCAGGCCGAAGAAGGCAACCACAGCGGCGAAGACCACCACGGTGGGCCGCACCGCCAAGGCCACCGGTGCCACCAAGCGCGCCACAACCCGTACGACCACGACGACCAGCGCCTGACGAGACCCCACCGGTGCGGGCGGCGACCCCGCCCGCACCCCAACCCGCAAGGACGAAAACCATGACCGCTACCGCGATCGAGCCCACCCCGACCACCATCGCCGCCTACGAAGGCCACTTCGGCTGGTACGACCCCCGCGAGCTGGTGATCGACCCGTTCAACCACCGCAAGACCCGAGGTGAAGACGACAACGGCACCGAGCCCGACCAGGCACTCATCGACTCCATCGTGGAGTTCGGCGTCAACGCCCCCCTGCTCCTGCGCCCGCAGACCGGCGCACAGGACGGCGCCCTCGGCGTCGTCTTCGGCCAGCGCCGCATGAAGGCTGCGATCATCGCCGCCGAACGAGCCATAGAAGCCGGACAGCCGATCCGCCTCGTGCCGGCCATCGTCCGCGAGGACCTGCGCGACGTGGACGACGAGGCCCTGGCCCTGTCCGTCATCGAGAACGTCCACCGCCGCCAGGCAACCACCCTCGATGTCCTCGACGCCGCAGAACAGCTGTCCCTCATGCCGGTCGGCAAGCTGCGCAAGAAGCGCGCCGCCCGCGCCCTGGGCATCAAGCCCGAGGAGGTCGCCGCCGCCCCGCAGGCGGCCAAGCTCAGCGAACGCGCACTGCGCGAAGCCAACGCCGCCGCCTTCGACCTGGTGGAGATGGCCGACTACCACTCCGTCGAGACCCTCGGCGGATCCCTGACCACCCTCAAGCACGCCAAGAGGAAGGACACGGAGGCAGGCGACTCCTCACGCGGCCACTGGGCACACGCCCTCGCCGAGCTCCGCCAAAAGCAGAAGGACGAAGAGAAGCGGGCCCGCCTCATCCAGGACTTCAAGGCCAAGGGCATCCCGGTCGTCGCCTGGAACGCGAACCGCGAGCACGGCACCTCGCGCCGCCTCAGCGACCTCGTCAGCGACATCGGGAACACCATGACGGCCGAGCTGCACAAGGAGTGCCCCGGCCACGCGGTCGCCATGATCCCCGGCGACACCGAAGTGGAGTGGCTGTGCGCGGACTGGAAGCGGTACGACCACGAACTCACCGACTCCGCGTCCGCAGCGGCCAAGGCCCCCAAGTCGACGCCGGAGATGCTGGAGGCCGTCCGCAAGGTGCGGCGCTACAACAAGGCCTGGAGGACAGCCCGCGACGTGCGCCGCGAGTACATCAGCCAGCTCTGCGCGGCCGGCGGCGAGGCCAATGACGCGACGTGGACGCTGATCCTGTCCACGATCACGGGAACCTCCATCAGCTACGGCCGGGCAGCTTCCCGCCCGAAGACCGACCTGATCAGCTCCTTCCTCAACATGGCGGACCCCAACGAAGGGCGCAGCCACTGGGACCGTGTGACCAACCCGTACGAGCCGGTGATCGCCACCACGGCGAAGACGCGGCGCTGGCGCCTGCTGCTGGCCCAGGTCGCAGCGATGTTCGAGAGCGAGGTCATGCACGACGGCGCGTGGCGCCACATCGATGAGGAAACGGTGACCTGGCTGTCGTTCCTCAAGGAGCAGGGCTACAAGCTGAGCGAGGTCGAGACCGAGGTCCTGGCGGAGGGAATCAAGAAGCACAAGCCCCGCCCGAAGAAGTCCAAGTAGAACCCCACCCCCACCTCTCCGGCGGCGGCCTCATCGAGGCCGCCGCCGGGCGCACACCTGAAGGCAGACCATGCACGAGAACCCGAACACCACGGACAGCACCATGCCCGCGACCTGGCACCGGCCTGAGTTCCAGGGCAGGGAGAAGGAACTCATCCACCTCGCGGCCGGCGCCAAGCTCGCCGGAGTGACCCGGTCGGCAGTCAGCAACTGGGCCGCCCGGCACGCCGACTTCCCCAAGCTCGTCCTGGAGACAGGCCCAAGGACCCGCCGAACCAAGTACGTGGTGAAGGACGAGTTCATAGCCTTCGCCGAGCGGAGGGGTTCGATGGTCACCCTGCGGAAGACCCCTTCGCCACACAGGCCTGGCGCCGTCATCGACGCGGCGCACCTGGAGCACTGCGAGAGGCAGGTGGCCAGACTCCGGGACCTCGAGATACGGCGTGCGGCCGAGCTCGCGAAGACCCGGCGGGCACTGAAGACAGCGCGTGCGCGCCTCGCCGAAGCCCAGGCGACAGCGAGGGCCAGGTAGGAGAAGTCGTTCTTCAAGCCCAGTTGACCCCCCTCCCATTCATAGTAGAATTTAGATATGAGCGGGAGGGGCCCCACCTCAAACCCTCACCAAAACCCACCCCAACCGAAGGATGTGCGATGACCTATTTGAAGGAACGCACCATCAACATCAACGGCGTCTCCGTCACCATCCGCACCAGCAACCGAACCACCCTCGAACTCGACGTAGCCAGCACCGGCAACATCATCGTCCGAGGCCCCGACACCACCACCGACGACGAAGCCCACGACCTCGTCAACCGCCGACGCCGCTGGATATACCGCCAGCTCACCCACCTCTGCGAAACCGCACCCGACAACCCGACCAAAGCCATCAAGAACGGCGAAACCTTCCCCTTCTTCGGCCGCCCCCACACCCTCCGCATCACCCGACAGGAGCCCGGCGCCAGCGCCGCCACCGCCTACACCCACCCCGACCTCGGCCCCACCCTCGACCTCCGCCACCACGCCGCGACAAACGAGGACGATGCCCGCCGAACCCTCATCAACCTCTACGCCAACGAGACCCGAAGTTGGCTGAAAAACCACGGCCACCGCATCACACAACTCACCACGAAGCCGGACACCGAACTCAAGGTGTCCTGGCGCGCCCGCACCCGATGGATCACCCGCCACAAGGACGGAAGCCTCACCCTCCACTGGGCCCTCAGCCAACTCCCCGCCATCCACCTCCGCGAACTCCTCCACCGCGCCCTCGATATCCACTCCGTCGCCGACGGACACGAACTCGACCAGCACCTCCAAGCACTCTGGCTCGGCCGGCTCCACCTCGACCTCGAACCCGAGCCGCCCACCAACCCCCAAGGCGACACCTGCCCGAAGTGCCACGCACACCCCGGCCACCTCCACACCGACAGGTGCACGATCGCGC
Protein-coding sequences here:
- a CDS encoding ParB/RepB/Spo0J family partition protein encodes the protein MTATAIEPTPTTIAAYEGHFGWYDPRELVIDPFNHRKTRGEDDNGTEPDQALIDSIVEFGVNAPLLLRPQTGAQDGALGVVFGQRRMKAAIIAAERAIEAGQPIRLVPAIVREDLRDVDDEALALSVIENVHRRQATTLDVLDAAEQLSLMPVGKLRKKRAARALGIKPEEVAAAPQAAKLSERALREANAAAFDLVEMADYHSVETLGGSLTTLKHAKRKDTEAGDSSRGHWAHALAELRQKQKDEEKRARLIQDFKAKGIPVVAWNANREHGTSRRLSDLVSDIGNTMTAELHKECPGHAVAMIPGDTEVEWLCADWKRYDHELTDSASAAAKAPKSTPEMLEAVRKVRRYNKAWRTARDVRREYISQLCAAGGEANDATWTLILSTITGTSISYGRAASRPKTDLISSFLNMADPNEGRSHWDRVTNPYEPVIATTAKTRRWRLLLAQVAAMFESEVMHDGAWRHIDEETVTWLSFLKEQGYKLSEVETEVLAEGIKKHKPRPKKSK
- a CDS encoding phosphoadenosine phosphosulfate reductase; this translates as MKAISFGGGAQSMGLMVLAARRQIPHRTFLFANVGEDSEDPRTLDYVERVAAPYARAHGLDLHILDRVTRSGRRETLWGRLMRPGSRSLPIPVRMSNGAPGTRSCTKDFKISVTGRWLRERGAGPGTPAEVGIGISLDEISRVSNRHVERYEQITYPLLDLRMRRADCLSVIADEGLELPSKSACWFCPLKSLAGWSELLRDRPVLFERACELEETLIARRAGLDRDPVFLTRTGRPLAEAVAAAQDELPMDVGCDSGWCMT
- a CDS encoding YgjP-like metallopeptidase domain-containing protein — protein: MTYLKERTININGVSVTIRTSNRTTLELDVASTGNIIVRGPDTTTDDEAHDLVNRRRRWIYRQLTHLCETAPDNPTKAIKNGETFPFFGRPHTLRITRQEPGASAATAYTHPDLGPTLDLRHHAATNEDDARRTLINLYANETRSWLKNHGHRITQLTTKPDTELKVSWRARTRWITRHKDGSLTLHWALSQLPAIHLRELLHRALDIHSVADGHELDQHLQALWLGRLHLDLEPEPPTNPQGDTCPKCHAHPGHLHTDRCTIARCALTGHQRSGCNHLGTGCLTLWSGRWPGDEECEEYGFYYRNGSNGTEPCNADDEDAAYDLNRLYRECTWDICLQRMVLPG